In Microbulbifer agarilyticus, the DNA window AGTACCTTGATAGCCTCCCGAGGACGCCCCAGGATATGCTCCAGACGGCCAAGTAACAGATTTGCACGGACAGAGTGACGATCATAACCGAGTGCCGCATCAATATGCTTACGTGCGCTCAGGTAATCTTTCGCATTTATGGCCTCTTCCGCCAATTCGCAGCAAAAGTGGGCCTGAATCGGAGCCCATTCGCTGGGCAAGCGCTTGAAGCGGCGGCCATGCAACAGGTTGACCGCGTGAATTCCTTTGGCCCATTCACGCTCGTCACGGTAGACCTCAATCAGGTATTCCAGACTGGTGCTGCGCAGCTCCGATGACGTCTCGACAAGCTCTTGCAGCAGGCGCTCGGCCCTGTCCAACCAACCGGCTGCAATATAATCTCGCGCCAGTTCCAGTTGCGCCTTCTGCTGGCTAATGCGATTAAGGCTGGGACGGGCCAGCAGGTTCTGATGCACCCGGATAGCCTGGTCGTGCTCGCCACGCCGACGCAGGAGGTTTCCGAGAGCCAGGTGGGTTTCGAAGGTAGCGCTACTTACTTCAAGACCATCGATAAATTTTTCGATGGCATCATCGTGGCGCTCACTAAGCAGGTAATTCAACCCCTGAGCATAGGATTGCGCCAGGGCCTTGTGCTGCCGATTCTTGGCACCTTTCTTTTTGCCACTTTTACGCCCCAGATACCACCCAATGGCGATGGCCGAAAAAATGAAAATGAAAAAGGTCAGGTCGCTCAACTCAATCTCCAGCTACCTGGCGGCGTACGGTGTGCAATTCGCGCTCAGTGCGCAGCAGTTGGCGTTCCAGCGCCTTAACCCGGTGGCGCTCGGTCCAATACGGCAACAAGCTGGCTATAAAGCCCAATAATGCGCCAATCAGCAGAAAACCAATGAGCCAGAATCCGACGCTTCCCGCAAACAGGGGATAACCGGCAAACCGTGGGGTAATACTTTCGGGGTTATCGACGGCGAAATAGACACCCAGCGCAATGCACACCAGGGCCAATATCCCGAACAATAAACGCGATATCCAGCGCAGAAATGACAAACGAACCTCCGATTCCGGAAGAAGTGTGAAAATCTATATTCCGTTACAGTGTTAGTTCACTGTGCCCAGCTCGGCAATTACGCACTCTCTAGCGTATCGCGCTGCATTTGCTGGTTAACTCTATCCCTGAGCTCTTTTCCCGGTTTGAAGTGAGGCACATATTTCCCCGCCAGCTCGACGGAGTCACCGGTTTTGGGGTTACGCCCGGTCCGCGGCGCACGGTAGTGCAGTGAAAAACTGCCAAAACCACGAATTTCTATCCGCTCCCCTTCAGCCAGAACACACGACATCGTGTCCAGCATGACTTTGACCGCCAGCTCTACATCCTTCACCGGCAGCTGATCCAACCTCAGAGCGATCTTTTCGATCAGTTCAGATTTGGTCATGCTATCCGCAATCCTTTCTAAGTCATTGATTATTCTGGAATAGCGGCAATCATCTAATAGAAAGCCGGACTGGGCAACCCCAGTCCGGCTTTCGCATAGCTTCATCTCATGGAGAAGAAAGCTTTAATAACAAGAGACTATTAGTCCTTGTTATTCATCTGGGCCTTGATCAGGTCACCGATAGTCGCCGGCTGAACCTGTTCAGCCTGCTTCTTGCTGTGGTCCTTGATGGCCTGCTTCTCGTCGTCCTGATCCTTAGCTTTGATGGAGAGGCTGATCACGCGGTTCTTACGATCCACACTGGTGATCTTGGTCTCTACTTCTTCGCCTTCTTTCAGGGCATTGCGAGCATCTTCAACCTTGTCGCGGCTGATTTCAGAAGCGCGCAGAACGCCTTCTACTTCGTCCGCCAGGGTGATGATGGCTTGCTTGGCATCAACTTCTTTGATGGTACCCATTACGATGCTGCCGCGATCGTTGGTGGTTACGTAATCAGAGAACGGATCGGATTCCAGCTGCTTGATACCCAGGGAGATACGCTCGCGGTCGGAGTCGATACCCAGGATAACGGTTTCCAGCTCGTCGCCTTTCTTGAACTTGCGAACAGCTTCTTCGCCCGCTTCGTTCCAAGAGATGTCGGACAGGTGAACCAGACCGTCGATGCTGCCGTCCAGACCAATGAAGATACCGAAGTCAGTGATGGACTTGATCTTACCGGAGATCTTGTCGCCTTTAGCGAATTTACGCGCGAAGGCATCCCACGGATTTTCCTGACACTGCTTGATACCCAGGGAGATACGACGACGCTCTTCGTCGATATCCAGAATCATCACCTCTACCTCGTCGCCAACGTTGACAACTTTGGACGGGTGGATGTTCTTGTTGGTCCAATCCATTTCGGAAACGTGTACCAGACCTTCCACACCTTCTTCCAGCTCGGCGAAGCAGCCGTAGTCGGTCAGGTTGGTGATCACAGCCTTCACGCGGCTGTTCTCCGGGTAACGCTGCTTGATGGATACCCAAGGATCTTCGCCCAGCTGCTTCAGGCCCAAAGATACACGGCTGCGCTCGCGGTCGAACTTCAGTACTTTTACTTCGATTTCGTCGCCAACGTTCACGATCTCGCTCGGGTGCTTGATGCGCTTCCAAGCCATATCGGTGATGTGCAGCAGGCCGTCGATACCGCCCAGATCTACGAATGCACCGTAGTCGGTCAGATTCTTCACGATACCCTTGATCGCCATACCTTCTTGCAGGCTGGCCAGCAGTGCTTCACGCTCTTCGCTGTTGGCTGCTTCCATCACGGCGCGACGGGAAACAACAACGTTGTTGCGCTTGGCGTCCAGCTTGATCACTTTGAAGTCGAGCTCTTTGCCTTCCAGGTGCGCGGTATCGCGAACCGGACGAACGTCTACCAGAGAACCCGGCAGGAACGCGCGGATATTGGCAACGTCAACAGTAAAGCCACCTTTAACCTTGCCGCTGATAACACCTTTAACCACTTCGTCTGCAGCGTGTGCAGCGTCGAGGATTTTCCAGGCTTCAGCGCGCTTGGCTTTTTCGCGGGACAGACGGGTTTCACCGAAGCCATCTTCTACGGCTTCCAGGGCAACCTGTACTTCGTCGCCGATCTGCAGATCGACTTCGCCTTTTTCGTTTTTGAACTGCTCTGCAGGAATAACACCTTCAGACTTCAGGCCCGCGTGAACGGTTACCCAGTCTTTATCGATGTCGATAACCATACCGGTCACGATAGCGCCAGGCGCCATCTCAACACTCTTCAAGCTTTCTTCAAATAACTCAGCAAAGTTCTCGGTCATTACTCATACCTATTTGGGTAGGCCCGGCCGTGGATGACTGTAAAACGTAGTCAATCTTCAGCTCAGACCCCGCCGCGCTGCCAGCACGCGGGTTAGATTACAACAGCGGCCGGGCAATTCTGGCTGACCCCGGCCGCTGTTGTTAAAAATCAAAATCTAAAAAACTGTTTCCAGTCTGGCTCAACTGATGTTTTTTTGTACCAGCTCGAGCACTTTTTGCAGAACACCGTCAATATCGATGTCCGTGCTATCCAGCACCACAGCATCTTCTGCCGGGGCTAATGGGGAGGCTGCGCGGTTCATATCCCGGTCATCCCGGGCGCGGATGTCCTCCAGCAGGTCGCGGAGGCTAACAGAAACCCCCCTACCCTGCAACTGATCGAAACGGCGGCGCGCACGCTCTTCCGCGCTCGCTGTCAGAAAGACCTTGACCGGCGCGTCAGGAAATACGGTCGTACCCATATCACGCCCGTCCGCCACCAGCCCCGGCAGCGCGCGGAAGTCGCGCTGGCGCTGCAGTAGTGCCTCGCGCACCGCAGGCAAAGCCGCCACCTTGGACGCAGCCATGCTGACTCGCTCCATGCGAATATCGCGACTGACATCCTCACCTGCCAGGACTGCACTCACCTCGCCACCGGCGATGGCAAAGCGGATATCTAGGTTCGCGGCAATCTTGGCAACCGCTAACTCATCCTCCAGATGAGCACCGGCGTTCAGTGCTGCCAACGCCGTCAGGCGGTACAAGGCTCCGGAATCCAACAAGGAGAAGCCGAGCTTGTCGGCCAGTAACTTGGCGATGGTGCCCTTGCCAGAGCCACTTGGGCCATCGATGGTCACAACCGGTGCGGGTACGGTGGATGTTGAAGCGTTGGTGGTCATATCAGTCATCACTAATTCGATACTACTTTAGTTGGCTGGCATTGCAGTTGGCAGAAAAATTTGTCGAGGTGCGCTTTGCGCACCCCATATGAAGGACCGATGCGCTTAACGCACCTCCAGATTCATCCCGGCTCCCTGAGCCAACTCGGCGAAATTGGGGAAGGATGTCGCCACATTGGCGCAATGCTTGATTCGGATGTCCGCGCCGGCGCGTAAGGCGGCCACAGCAAAAGACATGGCAATACGGTGATCACCCAGGCTATCTACCTCGCCCCCGCCGAATACGGCAGGTTGGTCACTACCACCTTTACCCTGAATCACGATGCCATCACGTGTCGGCTCGGCATCCACCCCCAGGACCTTGAGGCCGTCGGCCATCGCCTGAATTCGGTCACTTTCCTTCACCCGCAGCTCTTCCGCACCAGTCAATACGGTTTCACCTTCGGCGCAGGATGCCGCCACAAAGATCGCCGGGAACTCATCAATGGCCAGGGGCACCTGATCTTCGGGGATCTTGATACCTTTTAAGGGCGCGTAGCGTACGCGAATATCCGCTACCGGCTCACCGCCAACTTCACGGGTATTTTCCAGGGTAATGTCGGCACCCATAGCACGCAGAATATTGATGGCACCATCGCGCGTTGGATTGATACCCACATGCCGTAGCAGCACATCGGACCCTGGGGCAATGGACGCCGCCACCATAAAGAAGGTCGCGGAGGAGATATCTGCCGGCACATCGATATGACAAGCCGCCAACTTGCCACCACCCTGCAGACTCGCGCGCGGGCCGTCACGGCGCACATCGTAGCCAAAGCCGGACAGCATACGCTCGGTGTGGTCGCGGGTAGGAGCCGGCTCAGTCGTACTGGTTTCACCATCGGCATAAAGGCCCGCCAGCAGCACGCAGGACTTCACCTGAGCACTTGCCATCGGCAAGGTGTAATCAATGGCTTTCAAGGCGCTGCCACCACGGATCTTGAGCGGCGGCCGCCCCTCTTCGGCAGTCTCAACAACGGCACCCATTTCACGCAACGGGTTGGCTACGCGATTCATAGGGCGCTTGGTCAGGGACTCATCCCCAGTTAACACGGTATCAAACTGCTGCCCTGCCAACAGACCCGCCAGCAATCGCATGGAGGTTCCGGAATTGCCAACGTATAGCGGGCCAGGAGGTGCCTGCAGGCCGTGCACACCTACACCGTGGATAGTGACGCGACCATTTACCGGCCCCTCAATTACAACCCCCATGTCGCGGAACGACTGGAGTGTGGCCAAGGCATCTTCCCCTTCCAGGAATCCTTCCACTTCGGTGACACCTTCCGCCAGGGAACCCAGCATAATTGAGCGGTGTGACATGGACTTGTCTCCCGGCACCCGCAGATCACCATTTACCGCACCGCCCGGCTGGGCGACAAAAGTTACTTCCTTCGCTTCCATAGTTTCCGTATACGCTTTTTTGGCCAGCATTTTTGTAAAGTGATCCCGCGCCGCCTTGGCCCGGGTAAAAACCCCCATCAGGTGTTCGCTGTCGCCGCTGGCAATGGCACTGCGCAAGGAACCCAGATTGGAGGTGTAGAGATCGATGGATTTTAAAATGGCATCGCGATTGGCGAGCATAATGTCACGCCACATCACTGGGTCACTGGAGGCAATACGGGTAAAGTCCCGGAAGCCGCCAGCGGCATAGCGAAAAATATTTTCGTTTTCCGCATCGTGCGCGAGAGTATCCACTAGACCGAATGCAATCACGTGCGGCAAGTGGCTGGTCGCAGCAAGTACTTCATCGTGCTCGACAACAGGCATACTAAGCACTTCTGCACCGACGGCCTGCCACATACGCTCTATACGCTGGACATACTCTGAAGCAGTATTTTCAAGCGGCGTGAGAATAATTCGGTGGGCAATGTATAAGTCGTCACGTGCGGCGGTGACGCCACTTTGCTCAGACCCCGCAATCGGGTGACCGGGCACCAGAAACTCCGGCACCTCACCCCAGACATTTTCCGCTGCAGCAATGACGCTGCCCTTCACACTGGCACCATCGGTGACGGTAACGCCAGCAGGTAGCTGATCTTTCAGCTGTGCAAACACCGACTCAACGGAAAGTGTGGGTACGGCGACAAAAACCACATCGCCCGCTTCCAGCTCGGGAAGCACCTGGGCGATCTCGGTAACCGCACGATCCACCACACCAAGCGCAACCGCTTGCTCACAGGTTTGCTGACGACGCGCAACGCCGATAACTTCGCGACAACCACTGGCTGCTTTCAAGCCCAGCGCCAAACTGCCACCGATCAACCCGAGACCAACGACGACCAAGCGACCGATTTGGCCCGAGGCTTTCCGTCCAGCAGCATCCATCGCCGACATTTACAGCACTCCGCGCGGATAGGAGCCGAGCACCTTCATATCGGACGCACAGGCCCCCACATCCTTCAGCGCCGCAGCGACATTTTCGCTGTCGCGATGCCCGAAAAAATCGATAAAGAACACATAGGTCCAGTTACCGCTTTGTGAGGGACGGGTTTCCACCCGCGTCAGGTCAATATTGTGGTTCTGGAACGGCACCAGCAGGTCGTGCAACGCACCCGGCTCGTTGCGCATGGACACCATCAGCGAAGTTTTATCGTCACCACTGGGCGGCACTTCCTGAGAGCCGATGATCAGGAAACGAGTCGAGTTATCCGGACGATCTTCAATTTTCTCATTGAGAATCTTGAGGCCATACATGTCGGCCGCCATATCACCGGCAATTGCCGCAGCGTTCCACTCACCCTTTACCCGCCTGGCTGCCTCTGCATTACTAGCAACCGCGACACGCTCCACGTTCGGATAGTAGGAATCCAACCACTTGCGGCACTGCGCCAGGCTCTGCGCGTGCGAGTAAATGCGGGTAATGGAGTCCTTACGAGTGATATCAGAAATCATCAGGTGCTGGTGAATTCGCAACTCCACCTCACCGCAAATCTTCAGATTGGAGGTCATAAAGTTGTCGAGGGTATGGTTCACCACGCCCTCAGTGGAGTTCTCTACCGGCACCACTCCGTAATTTACGGCACCGGCCTCTACCTCGCGAAACACCTCATCAATCGCAGCCAATGGCTTGGACACCGCGGAGTGACCAAAATGCTTGAGGGCCGCCTGCTGGGTAAAGGTGCCTTCCGGCCCCAGATACGCAGCCTTAATTGGTTCTTCCAGCGCGAGGCAGGCCGACATGATTTCGCGAAACAGACGCGCCATTTCTTCATCGGTCAGTGGGCCCGCATTGCGCTGCATCGCGCGACGCAACACCTGGGCTTCGCGCTCCGGACGGTAATACAGCGCTTCCTCGCCGTTACTCTTTTTGACTTCAGCAACTTCCAACGCGCAATTGGCACGCTCAGAAATCAGTCGCGCGATATCACTATCGAGACCGTCGATGCGATCGCGGAGTTCCAGCAGGCGCGGATCCTGCTTTGGCTTATCTTCAGACATAACTCTCGCCTAAATCCGTATATTCCATTACTAAATCGCCACAAAGGCGCTCATTAACCATGACGTTGCTCAAAGTCGGCCATAAAGGCCACCAGGGCTTCCACCGCCTCTAATGGCACGGCGTTGTACAGGGACGCACGCATACCACCCACGGAACGATGCCCTTTCAGATTGAGCAGCCCGGCCGCTTCCGACTCACTCAAGAATTGCTTGTCCAGCTTTTCGTCTGCAAGCACAAACGGCACATTCATGCGCGACCGGCTTTCCTTCGCCACCGGACTGGAGAAAAACTCACTGCGATCGAGGAACTCATACAGTAATGCGGACTTCTTCTCGCTGAGTTCCGCCATTGCGGGTACACCACCCTGGGCTTTCAGCCATTTAAACACCAGCCCCGACAGATACCAGGCAAAGGTCGGCGGCGTGTTGTCCATAGAGCCACCGTCGGCAGCAATTTTCCAATTGAGACTGCGCGGGATATCGGGCAACGCGCGATCCAGCAGGTCATCACGCACGATACCCACGGCAATACCGGATGGACCAATGTTCTTTTGTGCTCCCGCATAGATAAAACCAAACTTATCGACCGGAATGGACTGAGAAAGAATGGTCGACGACATATCCGCAACCAGCGGGCTTTTCACCTCGGGAACATAAGGGAACTCTACGCCACCAATCGTCTCGTTCGGCGTATAGTGGAAGTACGCGGCATCGGCGCTTTCCTGCCAGCTATCCGCAGCCGGCGCATAGCTAAAGTTCTGATCCTCAGAGGACGCCACTATATTCACGTTACCGTAGCGACGCGCCTCCTTGATCGCTTTGGCAGCCCACTGCCCGGTATGGATATAGTCTGCCGTCTTACTGGCACCGCCAAACAGGTTCCAGGGAATGGCGCTAAACTGGCCGGTAGCACCACCCTGCAGGAACAGCACCTTGTAGTTATCTGGGATTGCCAACAAATCCCGCAGGTCCTGCTCGGCAGTTTCCGCCACCTGGGTAAACTCCGGCGAGCGATGGCTAACTTCCATTACGGAACAGCCCAGCCCTTGCCAGTCCAGCAATTCTTCCTGTGCCTGCCGCAATACCGGCTCCGGCAACGCCGCAGGTCCCGCACAGAAATTGAACTTTCTCATTGATTCACTTCCACAGAGAAAACAGATTGAATTAAAACTTTGGCCAAGAGCCGAATCACGAGATCTACAAACCTCGTTTTCACCCCTGCCGATTACAAAGCTTTCGCCAGCAAGAAAACGCCAGCCACTAAAGTCAAAAAAGGCCGCGAAGATTCGCAGCCTTTTTGAGATAAATCGGGATCAGAGGTTACTCCTCGGCAGCGCCGTCTCCGGCACCCTCACCTTCTTCATCATCGGTCTCCTGGATCCGCGCCAGGCCAACCAGCTGCTCGCCACTCTTCAAACGAATGACACGCACGCCTTGGGTATTCCGCCCAAGCACAGAAACCTCATCGACGCGGGTACGAACCAGTGTGCCCTGATCAGAAATCAGCATGATTTCTTCACCCGGGTGCACCTGACAGGCACCAACCAAAGCGCCGTTACGCTCACTTTCCGCGATCGCGATTACACCTTGGGTACCGCGTCCCTTGGTTGGGAAGTCGGCGGTCGAAGTACGCTTACCGTAACCATTTTCGGTGACCATCATCACCGAACCACCCTCTTCCGGGATCACCATGGAAATTACGGAAACACCTTCAGCCATGCGGATACCGCGCACACCACGGGACACACGCCCCATGGAACGGACATTTTCTTCGGCAAAACGCGCGGCCTTACCAGCACTGGTTAACAGCAACACATCGCGACTACCGTCGGTAATAGCGGTTGCCACCAGGCGATCGGTTTCTTCCAGCTCGATTGCCCGCAGCCCCACGCTACGTGGGCGCGCAAATGCAGTCAGCGGGGTTTTCTTCACGGTACCGTTCGCGGTCGCAAAGAAAATAAAGTGGTCTTCATCGTATTCCGACACCGGCATCATGCTGCTGATGCGCTCATCTTCTTCCAGCGGTAGCATGTTCACCATCGGGCGGCCACGGGAGGCACGGCCAGCGGTGGGTACTTCGTACACCTTCAGCCAATACACCTTACCCTTATTGGAGAAGCACAAAATTGTGTCGTGGGAGTTGGCAATCAGCAGGTGCTCAACGAAATCTTCGTCTTTTACCTGAGTCGCCGACTTACCCATACCGCCGCGGCGCTGGGCTTGATAATCGGCCAGTGGCTGGCTCTTGGCGTAGCCACCATGCGAGATGGTAACAACCTTGTCTTCCGGGGTAATCAGGTCTTCTACAGAAAGATCCTGGCGGGAAGCCACGATGTCGGTACGGCGCTCATCGCCATACTCTTTTTCCAGCACTTCCAGCTCTTCGCGAATCACTTCCATCAAGCGCACAGGGCTGCCCAGGATTTCCAGGTATTCGGCGATCTGCTCCAGGCGCTCACTGTATTCAGCCAGCAGCTTGTCGTGCTCCATGCCGGTCAGACGGTGCAGGCGCAACTCGAGAATTGCCTGCGCCTGGGCCGGTGACAGGTAGTAAGCGTCATCGCGCATACCAAATTCTTTCGGCAGATCGTCCGGACGACAGGCATCAGCACCGGCACGCTCCAGGAACTGCTGCACCTCACCTACCGGCCAACCTTTGGCCAACAGTGCTTCGCGGGCGTCGGCCGGCGTCGCGGAGGACTTGATCAGCTCGATCACCGGGTCGATATTGGAGATGGCAATCGCCAGGCCTTCCAGGATATGCCCGCGCTCACGCGCCTTGCGCAGCAGGTATACAGTACGGCGGGTTACTACTTCCTGACGATGGCGAATGAAATATTCCAGCAGCTCTTTCAGGTTCAACAGTTTGGGCTGGCCATCGACCAGCGCCACCATATTGATACCAAAAACGCTTTCCAGCTGGGTCTGAGAATAGAGGTTGTTCAAAACAACATCGCCCAGCTCACCGCGCTTGAGTTCGATGACAATGCGCAGGCCATCTTTATCCGACTCGTCGCGCAGCTCGGATATACCTTCGATCTTCTTCTCTTTTACCAACTCAGCAATACGCTCGATCAGGCGCGCCTTGTTCAGCTGGTATGGAATTTCGTGAACAATGATGGTCTCACGACCAGACTTATCATCGCGCAGCACTTCCGCCTTTGCGCGGATATAGATACGTCCGCGGCCGGTGCGGTAGGCCAGCAGGATACCGGCGCGGCCATTGATAATGGCGCCTGTGGGGAAATCCGGGCCCGGAATATATTCCATCAACTCGTCGACAGACAGCTCACTGTTGTCGATCAGCGCCAGACAACCCTTAACCACTTCACTCAGGTTGTGCGGTGGGATATTGGTAGCCATACCGACCGCGATACCGGAAGAACCGTTTACCAGCAGGTTGGGCACTCGCGACGGCAACACTTCCGGCATCTGCTCGGAGCCATCGTAGTTGTCGACAAAATTGACGGTTTCCTTGTCCAGATCGGACAGCAGCTCATGCGCCAGCTTGTCCATGCGGATTTCGGTG includes these proteins:
- the ihfB gene encoding integration host factor subunit beta, whose product is MTKSELIEKIALRLDQLPVKDVELAVKVMLDTMSCVLAEGERIEIRGFGSFSLHYRAPRTGRNPKTGDSVELAGKYVPHFKPGKELRDRVNQQMQRDTLESA
- the gyrA gene encoding DNA gyrase subunit A; this translates as MGELAKEISPINIEEELKQSYLDYAMSVIVGRALPDVRDGLKPVHRRVLYAMNELKNDWNKPYKKSARVVGDVIGKYHPHGDSAVYDTIVRMAQPFSLRYMLVDGQGNFGSIDGDSAAAMRYTEIRMDKLAHELLSDLDKETVNFVDNYDGSEQMPEVLPSRVPNLLVNGSSGIAVGMATNIPPHNLSEVVKGCLALIDNSELSVDELMEYIPGPDFPTGAIINGRAGILLAYRTGRGRIYIRAKAEVLRDDKSGRETIIVHEIPYQLNKARLIERIAELVKEKKIEGISELRDESDKDGLRIVIELKRGELGDVVLNNLYSQTQLESVFGINMVALVDGQPKLLNLKELLEYFIRHRQEVVTRRTVYLLRKARERGHILEGLAIAISNIDPVIELIKSSATPADAREALLAKGWPVGEVQQFLERAGADACRPDDLPKEFGMRDDAYYLSPAQAQAILELRLHRLTGMEHDKLLAEYSERLEQIAEYLEILGSPVRLMEVIREELEVLEKEYGDERRTDIVASRQDLSVEDLITPEDKVVTISHGGYAKSQPLADYQAQRRGGMGKSATQVKDEDFVEHLLIANSHDTILCFSNKGKVYWLKVYEVPTAGRASRGRPMVNMLPLEEDERISSMMPVSEYDEDHFIFFATANGTVKKTPLTAFARPRSVGLRAIELEETDRLVATAITDGSRDVLLLTSAGKAARFAEENVRSMGRVSRGVRGIRMAEGVSVISMVIPEEGGSVMMVTENGYGKRTSTADFPTKGRGTQGVIAIAESERNGALVGACQVHPGEEIMLISDQGTLVRTRVDEVSVLGRNTQGVRVIRLKSGEQLVGLARIQETDDEEGEGAGDGAAEE
- the rpsA gene encoding 30S ribosomal protein S1 — its product is MTENFAELFEESLKSVEMAPGAIVTGMVIDIDKDWVTVHAGLKSEGVIPAEQFKNEKGEVDLQIGDEVQVALEAVEDGFGETRLSREKAKRAEAWKILDAAHAADEVVKGVISGKVKGGFTVDVANIRAFLPGSLVDVRPVRDTAHLEGKELDFKVIKLDAKRNNVVVSRRAVMEAANSEEREALLASLQEGMAIKGIVKNLTDYGAFVDLGGIDGLLHITDMAWKRIKHPSEIVNVGDEIEVKVLKFDRERSRVSLGLKQLGEDPWVSIKQRYPENSRVKAVITNLTDYGCFAELEEGVEGLVHVSEMDWTNKNIHPSKVVNVGDEVEVMILDIDEERRRISLGIKQCQENPWDAFARKFAKGDKISGKIKSITDFGIFIGLDGSIDGLVHLSDISWNEAGEEAVRKFKKGDELETVILGIDSDRERISLGIKQLESDPFSDYVTTNDRGSIVMGTIKEVDAKQAIITLADEVEGVLRASEISRDKVEDARNALKEGEEVETKITSVDRKNRVISLSIKAKDQDDEKQAIKDHSKKQAEQVQPATIGDLIKAQMNNKD
- the lapB gene encoding lipopolysaccharide assembly protein LapB, encoding MSDLTFFIFIFSAIAIGWYLGRKSGKKKGAKNRQHKALAQSYAQGLNYLLSERHDDAIEKFIDGLEVSSATFETHLALGNLLRRRGEHDQAIRVHQNLLARPSLNRISQQKAQLELARDYIAAGWLDRAERLLQELVETSSELRSTSLEYLIEVYRDEREWAKGIHAVNLLHGRRFKRLPSEWAPIQAHFCCELAEEAINAKDYLSARKHIDAALGYDRHSVRANLLLGRLEHILGRPREAIKVLERVPKQNPDYIPEILELLITCYEAIGDERGLEHYLEALQKEHPSNSVLIALTDLIHQQQSETEAAAYMGKQLAMRPSLRGLGHFLNLHIDSAEGRARDNLFLLKSLVDQLIASRPHYRCNNCGFSGNQLHWLCPSCKRWDTVRSVKGIEGE
- the pheA gene encoding prephenate dehydratase; protein product: MSEDKPKQDPRLLELRDRIDGLDSDIARLISERANCALEVAEVKKSNGEEALYYRPEREAQVLRRAMQRNAGPLTDEEMARLFREIMSACLALEEPIKAAYLGPEGTFTQQAALKHFGHSAVSKPLAAIDEVFREVEAGAVNYGVVPVENSTEGVVNHTLDNFMTSNLKICGEVELRIHQHLMISDITRKDSITRIYSHAQSLAQCRKWLDSYYPNVERVAVASNAEAARRVKGEWNAAAIAGDMAADMYGLKILNEKIEDRPDNSTRFLIIGSQEVPPSGDDKTSLMVSMRNEPGALHDLLVPFQNHNIDLTRVETRPSQSGNWTYVFFIDFFGHRDSENVAAALKDVGACASDMKVLGSYPRGVL
- the serC gene encoding 3-phosphoserine/phosphohydroxythreonine transaminase, yielding MRKFNFCAGPAALPEPVLRQAQEELLDWQGLGCSVMEVSHRSPEFTQVAETAEQDLRDLLAIPDNYKVLFLQGGATGQFSAIPWNLFGGASKTADYIHTGQWAAKAIKEARRYGNVNIVASSEDQNFSYAPAADSWQESADAAYFHYTPNETIGGVEFPYVPEVKSPLVADMSSTILSQSIPVDKFGFIYAGAQKNIGPSGIAVGIVRDDLLDRALPDIPRSLNWKIAADGGSMDNTPPTFAWYLSGLVFKWLKAQGGVPAMAELSEKKSALLYEFLDRSEFFSSPVAKESRSRMNVPFVLADEKLDKQFLSESEAAGLLNLKGHRSVGGMRASLYNAVPLEAVEALVAFMADFEQRHG
- a CDS encoding bifunctional prephenate dehydrogenase/3-phosphoshikimate 1-carboxyvinyltransferase; the protein is MSAMDAAGRKASGQIGRLVVVGLGLIGGSLALGLKAASGCREVIGVARRQQTCEQAVALGVVDRAVTEIAQVLPELEAGDVVFVAVPTLSVESVFAQLKDQLPAGVTVTDGASVKGSVIAAAENVWGEVPEFLVPGHPIAGSEQSGVTAARDDLYIAHRIILTPLENTASEYVQRIERMWQAVGAEVLSMPVVEHDEVLAATSHLPHVIAFGLVDTLAHDAENENIFRYAAGGFRDFTRIASSDPVMWRDIMLANRDAILKSIDLYTSNLGSLRSAIASGDSEHLMGVFTRAKAARDHFTKMLAKKAYTETMEAKEVTFVAQPGGAVNGDLRVPGDKSMSHRSIMLGSLAEGVTEVEGFLEGEDALATLQSFRDMGVVIEGPVNGRVTIHGVGVHGLQAPPGPLYVGNSGTSMRLLAGLLAGQQFDTVLTGDESLTKRPMNRVANPLREMGAVVETAEEGRPPLKIRGGSALKAIDYTLPMASAQVKSCVLLAGLYADGETSTTEPAPTRDHTERMLSGFGYDVRRDGPRASLQGGGKLAACHIDVPADISSATFFMVAASIAPGSDVLLRHVGINPTRDGAINILRAMGADITLENTREVGGEPVADIRVRYAPLKGIKIPEDQVPLAIDEFPAIFVAASCAEGETVLTGAEELRVKESDRIQAMADGLKVLGVDAEPTRDGIVIQGKGGSDQPAVFGGGEVDSLGDHRIAMSFAVAALRAGADIRIKHCANVATSFPNFAELAQGAGMNLEVR
- the cmk gene encoding (d)CMP kinase — its product is MTTNASTSTVPAPVVTIDGPSGSGKGTIAKLLADKLGFSLLDSGALYRLTALAALNAGAHLEDELAVAKIAANLDIRFAIAGGEVSAVLAGEDVSRDIRMERVSMAASKVAALPAVREALLQRQRDFRALPGLVADGRDMGTTVFPDAPVKVFLTASAEERARRRFDQLQGRGVSVSLRDLLEDIRARDDRDMNRAASPLAPAEDAVVLDSTDIDIDGVLQKVLELVQKNIS
- a CDS encoding LapA family protein gives rise to the protein MSFLRWISRLLFGILALVCIALGVYFAVDNPESITPRFAGYPLFAGSVGFWLIGFLLIGALLGFIASLLPYWTERHRVKALERQLLRTERELHTVRRQVAGD